The Solibacillus sp. FSL W7-1464 genome contains a region encoding:
- a CDS encoding DUF3048 domain-containing protein, with the protein MKRSIFMLALLGITLTAGCSDKEQTEEPVVEIEETEVEEDIIVAEAEEILPFVTPFTGERVAEEATMRPILATINNHPQARPQSGLAQADVVYEMLAEGDVTRFLALYQSELPESIGPIRSARSYFVDIAKGLDAFYIAHGYSPEAKSMLERRVVDNINGMHYDGTYFKRSSTRVAPHNSYISGENVKAGAEKTGTSLLYQKKVSYPFYEAEDNVKIGITANEVSMKYNNSGSFNSQYVYNAETNQYKRYSANVETIDYETNESIELANILFFEMPHRIVDNAGRREITITGGGNAYVAQAGMIREVKWKNADGLLVAVEEDGSEVKLVQGKTWILFVPTSPGLAASVIYSE; encoded by the coding sequence ATGAAACGCAGTATATTTATGTTAGCGCTATTAGGCATAACCTTAACGGCAGGTTGTTCCGACAAAGAACAAACAGAGGAGCCTGTTGTAGAAATAGAAGAAACAGAGGTAGAGGAAGACATTATTGTTGCGGAGGCCGAAGAAATACTGCCATTTGTTACTCCTTTTACAGGGGAACGTGTAGCAGAAGAAGCGACGATGCGTCCGATACTTGCAACGATTAATAACCATCCGCAAGCACGTCCGCAATCCGGACTTGCACAGGCGGATGTTGTATATGAAATGCTGGCGGAAGGTGATGTCACACGTTTTTTAGCACTTTACCAGTCTGAACTTCCAGAATCAATCGGACCGATTCGCAGTGCACGGTCGTACTTCGTTGATATTGCAAAAGGTCTGGACGCATTTTATATTGCGCACGGATACAGTCCTGAAGCAAAATCGATGCTTGAACGAAGAGTTGTCGATAATATAAATGGAATGCACTATGACGGTACTTACTTCAAACGTTCATCGACACGGGTCGCTCCCCACAATTCCTATATTTCAGGTGAAAATGTAAAGGCCGGTGCCGAAAAAACAGGGACTTCACTACTTTATCAGAAAAAAGTGTCCTACCCATTCTATGAAGCCGAAGATAATGTTAAAATAGGAATAACGGCTAATGAAGTATCGATGAAGTACAATAATAGTGGTTCATTTAACAGTCAGTATGTTTACAATGCCGAAACGAATCAGTACAAGCGTTATTCTGCAAATGTAGAAACAATCGATTATGAAACAAATGAATCCATCGAATTAGCCAATATTTTATTTTTTGAAATGCCTCACCGAATTGTAGACAATGCGGGTCGACGTGAAATTACAATTACGGGTGGCGGCAACGCGTATGTAGCCCAGGCTGGGATGATACGTGAAGTAAAATGGAAAAATGCAGATGGCCTGCTCGTGGCAGTTGAAGAAGATGGATCGGAAGTAAAGTTAGTTCAAGGAAAAACGTGGATACTTTTCGTACCAACATCTCCCGGTTTAGCGGCATCTGTTATATATTCAGAGTAG
- a CDS encoding CamS family sex pheromone protein, which yields MKRYRWIPAIIVAAMLSACAPNLTPETELTQESDTEQAVETTIIPNMQINDKFYRILIPYKESASRGLVVSNIYTKYDMKEVETGLMRISQNHFDTEDHYFQEGQYLDEETLKYWLARPNQTEDKGPEYQGLNPSSVDETTGEEMEPTVKATEAPVYLAHIVEQNYLTKTDENKVKLAGVSIGLALNSVYYYQKEQYGEFFEEKIPDAKIEAEGKKIAQEVINRLRARPELADIPIVIALFKQAERNAIVPGTYTDYNFADNGKTELGEWKAIDEKYVTFPMTSPDDVYRDLNTKFQNFKQDVDKYFSNFTSVFATGFYQNKKVQKLDIEIPIQFYGTAEITGFTQYLTGLMLNHLPLDLYISVSITSVNGPEVLIIKEPNEDEPFVHIYE from the coding sequence ATGAAACGTTATCGCTGGATACCTGCGATAATTGTAGCGGCGATGTTGTCAGCGTGTGCACCAAACCTCACACCTGAAACAGAACTGACGCAAGAATCAGATACAGAACAAGCAGTGGAAACAACAATTATCCCGAATATGCAAATAAACGATAAATTTTATCGTATATTGATTCCATATAAGGAAAGTGCAAGCCGTGGTTTAGTTGTTTCCAATATTTATACGAAGTACGATATGAAGGAAGTCGAGACAGGCTTAATGCGTATTTCACAAAATCATTTCGATACGGAAGACCATTATTTTCAGGAAGGTCAGTATTTAGATGAAGAAACATTGAAATACTGGTTAGCCCGTCCAAACCAAACAGAAGACAAAGGACCGGAGTACCAAGGTTTAAACCCGTCAAGCGTTGATGAGACAACAGGCGAGGAAATGGAACCGACAGTAAAAGCGACAGAAGCACCTGTTTATTTGGCACATATTGTGGAACAGAACTATTTAACAAAAACTGACGAAAATAAAGTAAAGCTGGCGGGTGTTTCGATCGGTTTAGCTCTAAATTCAGTTTACTATTATCAAAAAGAGCAGTATGGAGAATTTTTTGAAGAAAAAATTCCCGATGCAAAAATAGAAGCGGAAGGTAAAAAAATAGCGCAGGAAGTGATTAATCGATTGCGTGCCCGTCCGGAACTGGCAGATATTCCGATTGTCATTGCTCTATTTAAACAAGCTGAAAGAAATGCGATTGTACCGGGTACGTATACCGATTATAATTTCGCGGATAATGGAAAGACGGAATTGGGTGAATGGAAAGCAATCGATGAGAAGTACGTTACTTTCCCGATGACTTCGCCGGATGATGTATATCGTGATCTGAATACGAAATTCCAGAACTTCAAACAGGATGTCGACAAATATTTCTCGAACTTCACAAGTGTGTTTGCGACTGGCTTTTACCAAAACAAAAAAGTGCAGAAGCTGGATATCGAAATCCCGATTCAGTTTTACGGAACAGCTGAAATTACAGGATTCACCCAGTATTTAACCGGCTTAATGCTCAATCATTTACCGCTTGACCTGTATATTTCGGTAAGTATCACCTCCGTTAACGGACCGGAAGTACTAATTATTAAAGAACCAAATGAAGATGAGCCTTTTGTTCATATTTATGAGTAA
- the gatC gene encoding Asp-tRNA(Asn)/Glu-tRNA(Gln) amidotransferase subunit GatC: MANISKEEVKHVAHLARLAITEEEAEKFAEQLGKITDFAEQLNELDTTNVEPTSHVLPLVNVLREDVAKEGLPLEKVMLNVKEQEAGQIKVPSIME; the protein is encoded by the coding sequence ATGGCAAACATTTCGAAAGAAGAAGTAAAACACGTAGCACACTTAGCACGACTTGCTATTACAGAAGAGGAAGCAGAGAAATTTGCTGAACAATTAGGTAAAATTACTGATTTCGCAGAGCAGTTAAATGAATTAGATACAACAAATGTAGAACCGACTTCACATGTTTTACCTTTAGTGAACGTACTTCGCGAGGACGTAGCAAAAGAAGGCTTACCTCTTGAAAAAGTAATGCTGAACGTAAAAGAACAAGAAGCAGGTCAAATTAAAGTACCATCAATTATGGAGTAA
- a CDS encoding heptaprenylglyceryl phosphate synthase has translation MEYLNWRHVFKLDPAKEISDEALEQICESGTDVILVGGTDDVTLDGVLDLLVRVRRFSVPIALEISNVDSITPGYDYYFIPTVLNSRDTKWVKDLHHEAIKEYGDVLIWEELVAEGYCVLNPDCKVAQATDAKTDLTVEDVVAYARMAENYFKLPIFYLEYSGAYGDIEMVKATAEVLNETKLFYGGGITSVEQAKEMAAHANTIVVGNIIYEDLKAALKTVQAVKSVI, from the coding sequence ATGGAATATTTAAACTGGAGACATGTATTTAAACTGGACCCTGCAAAGGAAATTTCGGATGAGGCATTAGAGCAGATTTGCGAATCGGGTACGGATGTTATTTTAGTCGGCGGGACAGATGATGTGACATTGGATGGCGTTTTGGATCTGCTCGTCCGTGTACGTCGTTTTTCAGTGCCGATTGCGCTTGAAATTTCAAATGTCGACAGCATTACACCGGGATATGACTATTATTTCATTCCGACAGTGTTGAATAGCCGTGATACAAAATGGGTGAAAGATTTGCATCATGAAGCGATTAAAGAATACGGCGATGTGCTGATTTGGGAAGAGCTTGTAGCGGAGGGGTACTGTGTACTGAATCCGGACTGTAAAGTAGCACAAGCAACTGATGCGAAAACAGATTTGACTGTGGAAGATGTAGTGGCCTATGCACGGATGGCCGAAAACTACTTTAAATTGCCGATCTTTTATTTAGAGTACAGCGGTGCATACGGTGATATTGAAATGGTGAAAGCGACAGCCGAAGTTTTAAATGAAACAAAGCTTTTTTATGGGGGCGGAATTACGTCTGTAGAGCAAGCGAAGGAAATGGCTGCACATGCCAATACCATAGTTGTCGGAAATATTATTTATGAGGATTTAAAAGCGGCATTAAAAACCGTACAAGCAGTAAAAAGTGTTATATAA
- a CDS encoding reverse transcriptase domain-containing protein, with product MKVKEKDIWRYGINDVEQILFEKALTKTRFNHLWQYVIDEQNIICSIKIIGSNKGKKTAGPDGITFNDIMKLDIEDVIKEIKNRLFGSKQGKARRVMIPKSNGKMRPLGITNLYDRIAQQCVRNILEPILEAQFNPESFGFRKNRNAQECMSYIATTLQYNNEGHIYDCDLKEYFDTVQIDKVLDKLKLNHNIHDLAFLKCIKRLMWIDLIQPKEKYNGIGLRQGTILGPILANVMFHDFELRLHEINDFKRDNGRQIIQNPNIHRNHGRSYKRGREFYFNWLQERRVVKIIRYADDFVLISKGKYDIYDVIMMFEDWCKENGLEINKDKTKLITIHGDTELEFLGFKYRKTNSTKPNSFIISVKDQKKLWKETKSRLEWCLWKGKLDYFIVYMRGIFNYYTICTNLTWLISRIHLLLIKKMIRRREVKIDIVRNPHVSFMVNGQLLDLWEMRQHSVKSTADYMYEVHKLWEPNQTKYKALEWVNYFFDNRTKTGKNSSNIIYIPSLLNQQKKEPILDKDYLAMDPQEIHIHHKIPRSLGGTDSYNNLIMLSKTSHKLVHDVNLKLKDLPAYINLKQLNKYRKLCGYEVLK from the coding sequence TTGAAAGTCAAAGAAAAGGATATTTGGCGATATGGTATTAATGATGTCGAACAAATATTATTTGAAAAAGCATTAACAAAAACACGATTTAACCACTTATGGCAATATGTCATTGATGAACAAAACATTATATGTTCAATTAAAATAATAGGTAGCAATAAAGGCAAGAAAACAGCAGGTCCAGATGGTATAACCTTTAATGACATTATGAAATTAGATATTGAAGATGTTATAAAGGAAATCAAAAATCGATTATTTGGTTCAAAACAAGGTAAAGCAAGACGTGTAATGATACCGAAAAGCAATGGGAAAATGCGACCGTTAGGCATAACAAATTTATATGACAGGATTGCACAGCAATGTGTTAGAAATATCCTTGAACCAATTCTTGAAGCACAATTTAATCCTGAAAGTTTTGGTTTTAGGAAAAATCGCAATGCCCAAGAATGTATGTCCTATATCGCAACTACTTTACAATACAACAATGAAGGACACATATACGACTGCGACTTGAAAGAATACTTTGATACAGTACAAATTGACAAAGTGTTAGATAAGTTAAAGTTAAACCATAATATACATGACTTAGCATTTTTAAAATGTATAAAACGGTTAATGTGGATTGATTTGATACAGCCAAAAGAGAAATATAACGGAATTGGATTAAGGCAAGGTACGATTTTAGGTCCGATACTCGCTAATGTAATGTTTCATGATTTTGAACTTCGACTTCATGAAATAAATGATTTTAAGCGAGACAATGGACGCCAAATTATCCAAAACCCTAATATTCATAGAAACCACGGTAGGTCATACAAACGTGGTCGTGAATTTTATTTTAACTGGTTGCAAGAACGTAGAGTAGTAAAAATCATTCGATATGCAGATGATTTTGTACTAATTAGTAAAGGGAAATACGATATATATGATGTGATTATGATGTTTGAAGATTGGTGTAAGGAAAATGGATTGGAAATAAACAAGGATAAAACCAAGTTAATAACCATTCATGGAGACACTGAACTAGAATTTCTAGGCTTTAAATATCGTAAAACGAATAGTACTAAACCAAACTCATTCATAATTTCGGTTAAAGACCAAAAGAAACTTTGGAAAGAAACGAAAAGTAGGCTTGAATGGTGTCTTTGGAAAGGTAAGTTAGATTATTTTATTGTATATATGAGAGGTATTTTTAATTACTATACAATCTGCACGAATTTAACATGGCTCATAAGTAGAATTCACTTATTGTTAATTAAGAAAATGATAAGGCGACGGGAAGTTAAAATTGATATAGTCCGTAACCCACATGTGAGCTTTATGGTCAATGGGCAACTACTTGATTTATGGGAGATGCGGCAACATAGCGTGAAAAGTACAGCTGATTACATGTATGAAGTTCACAAACTATGGGAACCGAATCAAACAAAATATAAAGCACTTGAATGGGTGAACTATTTCTTTGATAACCGAACGAAAACCGGGAAAAATAGTAGTAATATTATTTATATCCCAAGTCTACTGAACCAGCAAAAGAAAGAGCCGATTTTAGATAAAGACTATTTAGCAATGGACCCGCAAGAAATTCATATACATCATAAAATACCACGAAGTTTAGGTGGTACGGACAGTTATAATAATCTCATAATGTTAAGTAAAACTTCACATAAACTAGTCCATGATGTGAATTTAAAATTAAAAGATTTACCTGCCTATATTAACTTAAAACAATTGAACAAATATAGAAAATTATGTGGTTATGAAGTATTAAAATAA
- a CDS encoding YerC/YecD family TrpR-related protein encodes MQIEKIRGHQTDQLFKAVLELKDIEECYKFFDDLCTISEIQSLAQRFEVAHLLRLKKTYETIKKETGASTATISRVRRCFDYGNDTYDEMLGRLYPDEKPFTSK; translated from the coding sequence ATGCAAATTGAAAAAATTCGCGGTCATCAAACAGATCAGTTGTTTAAAGCTGTTCTAGAGTTAAAAGATATTGAGGAATGCTATAAATTTTTCGATGACTTGTGCACGATTAGTGAAATCCAGTCATTGGCACAGCGATTTGAAGTTGCACATTTATTACGTTTGAAGAAAACGTATGAAACAATTAAAAAGGAAACTGGTGCTTCAACAGCTACAATTTCCCGTGTACGTCGTTGCTTTGATTACGGAAATGACACTTATGATGAAATGCTGGGCCGTCTTTATCCAGACGAAAAGCCATTTACGTCAAAGTAA
- the ligA gene encoding NAD-dependent DNA ligase LigA: MNEIEQRIAELNKLLHEYGYAYYVLDKPVVEDSVYDQLLHELIALEEANPEFIYPDSPTQRVGGMVLEGFKKVTHETAMLSLSNAFNEEDLRDFDRKIEQAIGKNYSYVCELKIDGLAISLRYENGGFVQGATRGDGTVGEDITANLKTIRAIPLRLKEPVTLEVRGEAYMPKKSFEKLNERRTENGEELFANPRNAAAGSLRQLDPKIAASRNLSTFIYAVGGDGESYGIDGHWEMLKYLEELGFPSNKEREYCETIEDVLAFIEKWTKARPNLSYEIDGIVIKVNRYAHQDELGYTAKSPRWAIAYKFPAEEVITKLLDIELTVGRTGVITPTAILTPVLVAGTTVSRASLHNEDLIREKDIRIDDTVIVRKAGDIIPQIVGVVLEQRPDEAVPYKMPTNCPACNEEVVRIDTDVALRCVNPQCPAQIAEGVKHFVSRNAMNIDGLGEKVVEQLLREGYIQDVAGLYELTVEQLINLERMGQKSATNLVEALIQSKDNSLERLLFGLGIRHVGEKAAKILAAHFETIDALMVATEEELKDIHEIGDKMAESIVAYFANEQVQQLIERLKEFGLNMSYKGKKIVVEAGTNPFAGKTIVLTGKLQQLTRNEAKVKIEQLGGTVAGSVSKKTDLVIVGEDAGSKLEKAQSLGIEIWDEVRLIEQLI, encoded by the coding sequence ATGAATGAAATAGAACAAAGAATTGCGGAATTGAACAAGCTTCTTCATGAGTACGGCTATGCGTATTATGTGCTGGATAAACCGGTAGTGGAAGATAGTGTATATGATCAGCTTTTACATGAACTTATCGCATTAGAAGAAGCAAATCCGGAATTTATTTATCCTGATTCTCCTACTCAGCGTGTCGGTGGCATGGTATTGGAAGGTTTTAAAAAGGTAACGCATGAAACAGCAATGCTTAGTCTGTCGAATGCTTTCAATGAAGAAGATTTGCGTGATTTCGACCGGAAAATCGAGCAGGCAATAGGTAAAAATTATTCTTATGTATGTGAGCTAAAAATCGATGGTTTGGCTATTTCCCTGCGCTATGAAAACGGGGGATTTGTACAAGGTGCTACACGCGGTGACGGAACAGTAGGGGAAGACATTACAGCAAACCTGAAAACGATCCGTGCCATTCCTTTACGTTTAAAGGAACCAGTAACATTAGAAGTACGCGGCGAAGCCTATATGCCGAAAAAATCTTTTGAGAAGCTCAATGAGCGTCGTACTGAAAATGGCGAAGAGCTATTTGCAAATCCACGGAACGCGGCAGCAGGATCATTGCGTCAATTAGACCCGAAAATTGCGGCAAGCCGAAATTTATCGACGTTTATATATGCAGTTGGCGGTGACGGAGAAAGCTATGGCATCGACGGGCATTGGGAAATGCTCAAGTATTTGGAGGAGCTAGGTTTTCCGTCAAATAAAGAGCGTGAGTATTGCGAAACTATTGAGGATGTTTTGGCGTTTATAGAAAAGTGGACTAAAGCACGCCCAAATTTATCGTATGAGATTGATGGCATCGTCATCAAAGTAAACCGCTATGCGCACCAAGATGAGCTTGGCTATACGGCAAAATCACCGCGCTGGGCGATTGCCTACAAATTCCCGGCTGAAGAAGTTATAACTAAATTATTGGATATTGAACTGACGGTAGGTCGCACGGGGGTTATTACCCCAACGGCAATCTTAACACCGGTACTTGTAGCGGGAACTACTGTGAGCCGTGCATCATTGCACAATGAAGACCTGATCCGTGAAAAGGACATTCGAATTGATGATACGGTCATCGTACGAAAAGCGGGTGATATTATTCCGCAAATTGTGGGGGTCGTTCTGGAGCAGCGACCGGATGAAGCCGTACCGTATAAAATGCCGACCAATTGCCCTGCATGTAATGAAGAAGTTGTACGCATTGATACTGATGTAGCACTGCGCTGCGTGAATCCACAATGTCCTGCGCAAATCGCGGAAGGTGTGAAGCATTTCGTTTCCCGTAATGCGATGAATATCGACGGCCTTGGAGAAAAGGTAGTGGAGCAGCTGTTGCGCGAAGGCTATATTCAAGATGTAGCGGGATTGTATGAACTCACAGTAGAGCAACTGATCAATCTGGAGCGAATGGGGCAAAAATCGGCGACGAATTTAGTTGAAGCGCTAATTCAGTCAAAGGACAATTCGCTGGAACGATTACTGTTCGGTCTCGGTATTCGCCATGTAGGGGAAAAAGCAGCCAAGATTTTGGCGGCACATTTTGAAACAATTGATGCACTAATGGTTGCGACCGAGGAAGAATTGAAAGATATCCATGAAATTGGCGATAAAATGGCTGAATCAATTGTCGCATATTTTGCCAACGAGCAAGTGCAGCAATTGATTGAACGCTTAAAGGAATTTGGCTTAAATATGTCCTATAAAGGCAAGAAAATTGTCGTGGAAGCCGGGACGAATCCTTTTGCAGGAAAAACAATTGTACTGACAGGTAAATTACAGCAATTGACACGTAACGAAGCAAAGGTGAAAATAGAACAGTTAGGTGGTACGGTTGCAGGGAGTGTCAGTAAAAAAACAGACCTTGTAATTGTCGGAGAAGATGCAGGCTCTAAGCTTGAAAAGGCTCAAAGCTTGGGCATCGAAATTTGGGATGAAGTGCGCCTAATCGAACAATTAATATAG
- the gatA gene encoding Asp-tRNA(Asn)/Glu-tRNA(Gln) amidotransferase subunit GatA — protein sequence MTVFERTSAQLQESLKSGELTIADLTKEAFDRIEKLDGDVQAFLALNKEQATAKAAELDQVPFEERGPLFGMPIGVKDNIVTEGLETTCASKILEGFMPIYDATIVKKLRDAGMITVGKLNMDEFAMGSSNENSAYKTTKNPWNLSHVPGGSSGASAAAVAAGEVPFSLGSDTGGSIRQPAAYCGVVGMKPTYGRVSRFGLVAFASSLDQIGPITRNVKDNALLLETISGVDEMDSTSADVPVPNYAAALDGNIKGLKIAVPKEFLGEGVGEAAKQSVLDALEVLKGLGATVEEVSLPHSKYALAAYYILSSSEASSNLSRFDGIRYGYRSENAKNLLELYKQSRAEGFGDEVKRRIMLGTYSLSAGTYDAYYKKAQQARTLIKADYDKVFENYDVIIGPTAPTPAFAIGANIDDPMTMYANDILTIPINLAGVPAISVPCGFENGLPLGLQIIGKHFDEETLYRVAYAYEQQTDFAKQTPALWEVK from the coding sequence ATGACAGTATTTGAGCGCACATCAGCACAATTGCAAGAGAGCTTAAAGTCGGGTGAACTAACAATTGCGGATTTAACAAAAGAAGCGTTTGACCGCATTGAAAAGTTGGACGGCGATGTACAAGCTTTTTTAGCATTAAATAAAGAACAAGCAACTGCAAAAGCAGCTGAATTAGATCAAGTTCCTTTTGAGGAGCGCGGTCCATTATTCGGTATGCCGATTGGCGTAAAGGATAACATCGTAACAGAAGGATTGGAAACAACATGTGCTTCTAAAATTCTGGAAGGCTTTATGCCGATTTACGATGCAACAATCGTAAAAAAATTACGTGATGCAGGTATGATCACAGTCGGTAAATTGAACATGGATGAATTCGCAATGGGTTCTTCAAACGAAAACTCGGCTTATAAAACAACTAAAAACCCATGGAATCTTTCACATGTACCAGGTGGTTCTTCAGGTGCATCTGCAGCAGCAGTTGCAGCGGGTGAAGTACCATTTTCACTAGGTTCTGATACGGGTGGATCAATCCGTCAACCAGCAGCTTACTGTGGTGTTGTAGGAATGAAACCTACATATGGTCGTGTATCTCGTTTTGGTTTAGTTGCATTCGCATCTTCTTTAGACCAGATCGGACCAATTACGCGCAATGTAAAAGACAATGCATTATTACTTGAAACAATCTCAGGTGTAGACGAAATGGATTCAACTTCTGCAGATGTTCCGGTACCAAACTATGCAGCCGCTTTAGACGGTAATATTAAAGGCTTGAAAATTGCTGTACCAAAAGAATTCCTAGGTGAAGGCGTTGGCGAAGCAGCAAAACAGTCGGTTCTTGATGCATTGGAAGTATTAAAAGGATTAGGTGCTACAGTAGAAGAGGTATCATTACCACACTCTAAATACGCATTAGCAGCTTATTACATTCTTTCTTCATCAGAAGCATCTTCAAACCTTTCCCGTTTCGATGGTATTCGTTACGGCTACCGTTCAGAAAACGCGAAAAACTTATTGGAGCTGTACAAACAATCTCGTGCTGAAGGTTTCGGCGACGAGGTGAAACGTCGTATTATGCTTGGAACATATTCATTATCAGCAGGTACGTATGATGCTTACTACAAAAAAGCACAACAGGCACGTACTTTAATTAAAGCCGATTATGACAAAGTGTTTGAAAACTACGATGTTATCATCGGGCCAACTGCACCAACACCGGCATTCGCTATTGGTGCAAACATTGATGACCCAATGACAATGTACGCAAACGATATTTTAACAATTCCAATCAACTTAGCAGGTGTACCGGCAATTTCAGTTCCATGCGGTTTTGAAAACGGATTACCATTAGGTTTACAAATTATCGGTAAGCATTTCGATGAAGAAACACTTTACCGTGTGGCATATGCTTATGAGCAACAAACAGATTTCGCTAAACAAACTCCAGCATTATGGGAGGTAAAATAA